A DNA window from Siniperca chuatsi isolate FFG_IHB_CAS linkage group LG6, ASM2008510v1, whole genome shotgun sequence contains the following coding sequences:
- the clocka gene encoding circadian locomoter output cycles protein kaput isoform X1, whose product MTSSIDRDDSSIFDGLMEEDEKDKAKRVSRNKSEKKRRDQFNVLIKELGTMLPGNTRKMDKSTILQKSIDFLHKHKEIAAQSESTEIRQDWKPPFLSNEEFTQLMLEALDGFFLAIMTDGNIIYASESVTSLLEHLPSDLVDQNLLNFLPMGEHSDVYKALSSHIMEGETLTPEYLKTKNQLEFCCHMLRGTIDPKEPPVYEYVKFIGNFKSLNNVPNCTRNGFEGVIQRSLHSAFEDRVCLIATVRLAKPQFIKEMCTVEEPNEEFTSRHSLEWKFLFLDHRAPPIIGYLPFEVLGTSGYDYYHVDDLETLAKCHEHLMQYGKGKSCYYRFLTKGQQWIWLQTHYYITYHQWNSRPEFIVCTHTVVSYAEVRAEQRRELGIEESQPEITADKQSQDSGSESQLNTSSLKEALERFNRSRTPSASSRSSRKSSHTAVSEPASSQMKLQGDRSTPGRQSVSAVEMTSQRRSSISSQQSMSSQNTGQNMAPSMVSQQQQQQQQQQQPQQQQQVQTSQSMVQFCSQLEAMQNLKEQLEQRTRMIETNIQRQQDELRQIQDELQRVQGQSLQMFLQKGAGGLNLSSVQMAQGNAVQHGGTLSMQGQVVSAGALQNSIQQQHAVQSHSQQQTLLREQSTALSQSQRSSLTLQPQQNPLSASLYNTMMIPQQSPSNMVQIATSLAQNTGPNTPAVATFAQDRAAQIRFPAGPQLLTKLVTGQMACGAVMVPTTMFMGQVVTAFAPQQGQTQTISISQQPPQQQQQQQEQQVQQQSQVTAMQPGQAPLAQQQTQFLQAPRLLHGNQSTQLILQAAFPLQQQGTFTATTQQQQQQLQQQQQLQQQQQLQQQQQLQQQQQLQQQQQLQQQQQHQQQQQKQLQQQKQQLASHRADSLSDRSATQPQ is encoded by the exons ATGACCTCGAGCATTGACCG GGATGACAGCAGTATCTTTGATGGGTTAATGGAAGAAGATGAAAAGGACAAAGCAAAACG TGTGTCCCGTAACAAGTCTGAGAAGAAACGCAGAGACCAGTTCAATGTCCTTATCAAGGAGCTGGGTACCATGTTGCCGGGCAACACCCGGAAGATGGACAAGTCCACTATTTTGCAGAAGAGCATCGACTTTCTTCACAAACATAAGG AAATCGCTGCTCAGTCAGAGTCAACTGAAATCAGACAAGACTGGAAGCCTCCTTTTCTTAGTAATGAAGAGTTCACTCAGCTGATGTTGGAG GCGTTGGATGGATTTTTCCTTGCGATTATGACTGATGGGAATATAATCTACGCCTCTGAGAGTGTGACGTCCCTACTAGAACACTTACCT TCTGATCTTGTGGATCAGAACCTGTTGAACTTCCTGCCCATGGGGGAGCATTCAGATGTGTACAAGGCTCTGTCCTCTCATATCATGGAAGGAGAGACACTGACGCCCGAATATCTGAAAA CAAAAAATCAGCTAGAGTTCTGTTGCCACATGCTTCGAGGCACGATCGACCCCAAAGAGCCCCCTGTGTACGAATATGTCAAGTTCATTGGAAACTTCAAGTCCCTGAATAATG TGCCTAACTGTACTCGCAATGGTTTTGAAGGAGTTATCCAGCGATCGCTTCACTCTGCCTTTGAAGACAGAGTGTGTCTCATAGCAACTGTGAGACTTGCCAAACCACAGTTTATCAAG GAGATGTGCACTGTAGAAGAGCCTAATGAGGAATTCACCTCCAGACATAGTTTAGAGTGGAAATTTCTCTTCTTGGACCACAG AGCTCCACCCATCATAGGTTACCTCCCGTTTGAGGTCCTGGGTACATCAGGATATGACTACTACCATGTAGATGACTTGGAGACACTGGCCAAATGCCATGAACACT TAATGCAGTATGGCAAAGGAAAGTCCTGCTACTACAGATTCCTCACCAAAGGGCAGCAGTGGATTTGGCTTCAGACCCACTACTACATCACCTACCACCAGTGGAACTCCAGACCAGAGTTTattgtctgcacacacactgttgtaaG TTATGCTGAAGTAAGAGCAGAACAGCGCAGAGAGCTTGGAATTGAAGAATCACAACCTGAGATCACAGCAGACAAG CAGTCCCAGGATTCAGGCTCCGAGTCCCAGCTCAACACTTCCAGCCTGAAGGAGGCTCTAGAGCGCTTCAACCGCAGCCGGACACCCTCGGCCTCGTCTCGCAGCTCACGCAAATCCTCGCACACCGCCGTGTCTGAACCAGCGT CATCACAGATGAAGCTTCAGGGAGATAGGAGTACACCAGGTCGGCAGTCCGTTTCTGCCGTGGAGATGACATCACAACGAAGATCATCTATCAGCAGTCAG CAGTCGATGAGCTCCCAAAACACAGGACAGAACATGGCACCATCCATGgtttcacaacaacaacaacaacaacagcagcaacagcagccccaacagcaacaacaagttCAGACCAGCCAA TCAATGGTGCAGTTCTGCAGTCAGCTAGAAGCCATGCAAAATCTGAAAGAGCAGCTGGAGCAGAGGACCAGGATGATTGAGACCAACATTCAGCGGCAGCAGGATGAGCTGCGGCAGATCCAAGATGAGCTGCAGAGAGTGCAGGGACAGAGCCTGCAG ATGTTCTTGCAGAAAGGAGCTGGAGGACTAAATCTCAGCTCTGTTCAGATGGCCCAGGGGAACGCTGTGCAGCATGGGGGAACGCTCAGCATGCAGGGTCAGGTGGTCTCTGCAGGGGCTCTACAGAACAGCATACAGCAACAACATGCTGTTCAGTCCCATTCCCAGCAACAAACACTGCTACGGGAACAGAGCACAGCACTCTCACAG TCTCAGCGGTCGTCACTCACTCTGCAGCCTCAACAAAATCCACTGTCTGCATCTCTCTACAACACAATGATGATCCCTCAGCAAAGCCCTTCTAACATGGTCCAGATTGCCACTAGCCTGGCTCAGAATACTGGTCCCAACACTCCTGCTGTGGCTACATTTGCTCAGGACCGTGCGGCTCAGATTAG GTTTCCTGCTGGTCCTCAGCTGCTCACCAAGCTAGTGACAGGACAGATGGCATGTGGGGCAGTCATGGTCCCCACAACCATGTTTATGGGCCAAGTGGTGACGGCCTTCGCTCCTCAGCAGGGCCAGACCCAGACCATCAGCATTTCCCAGCAGCcaccacagcaacagcagcagcagcaggagcagcaggtaCAGCAACAATCACAGGTCACAGCCATGCAGCCAGGGCAGGCTCCGCTGgcccagcagcaaacacagTTCCTACAG GCTCCTCGGCTTCTTCATGGAAACCAGTCCACCCAGTTGATTCTGCAGGCAGCGTTCCCTTTGCAGCAGCAGGGTACCTTCACTGCCACAacccaacaacagcagcaacagttacaacagcagcaacagttacaacagcagcaacagttacaacagcagcaacagttacaacagcagcaacagttacaacagcaacagcagttacaacaacagcaacaacatcagcaacaacagcagaagCAGTTacaacagcagaaacagcaaCTGGCCTCTCACAGGGCAGATAGTTTGTCAGATCGCTCTGCTACGCAGCCACAGTAG
- the clocka gene encoding circadian locomoter output cycles protein kaput isoform X4: protein MTSSIDRDDSSIFDGLMEEDEKDKAKRVSRNKSEKKRRDQFNVLIKELGTMLPGNTRKMDKSTILQKSIDFLHKHKEIAAQSESTEIRQDWKPPFLSNEEFTQLMLEALDGFFLAIMTDGNIIYASESVTSLLEHLPSDLVDQNLLNFLPMGEHSDVYKALSSHIMEGETLTPEYLKTKNQLEFCCHMLRGTIDPKEPPVYEYVKFIGNFKSLNNVPNCTRNGFEGVIQRSLHSAFEDRVCLIATVRLAKPQFIKEMCTVEEPNEEFTSRHSLEWKFLFLDHRAPPIIGYLPFEVLGTSGYDYYHVDDLETLAKCHEHLMQYGKGKSCYYRFLTKGQQWIWLQTHYYITYHQWNSRPEFIVCTHTVVSYAEVRAEQRRELGIEESQPEITADKSQDSGSESQLNTSSLKEALERFNRSRTPSASSRSSRKSSHTAVSEPASSQMKLQGDRSTPGRQSVSAVEMTSQRRSSISSQSMSSQNTGQNMAPSMVSQQQQQQQQQQQPQQQQQVQTSQSMVQFCSQLEAMQNLKEQLEQRTRMIETNIQRQQDELRQIQDELQRVQGQSLQMFLQKGAGGLNLSSVQMAQGNAVQHGGTLSMQGQVVSAGALQNSIQQQHAVQSHSQQQTLLREQSTALSQSQRSSLTLQPQQNPLSASLYNTMMIPQQSPSNMVQIATSLAQNTGPNTPAVATFAQDRAAQIRFPAGPQLLTKLVTGQMACGAVMVPTTMFMGQVVTAFAPQQGQTQTISISQQPPQQQQQQQEQQVQQQSQVTAMQPGQAPLAQQQTQFLQAPRLLHGNQSTQLILQAAFPLQQQGTFTATTQQQQQQLQQQQQLQQQQQLQQQQQLQQQQQLQQQQQLQQQQQHQQQQQKQLQQQKQQLASHRADSLSDRSATQPQ from the exons ATGACCTCGAGCATTGACCG GGATGACAGCAGTATCTTTGATGGGTTAATGGAAGAAGATGAAAAGGACAAAGCAAAACG TGTGTCCCGTAACAAGTCTGAGAAGAAACGCAGAGACCAGTTCAATGTCCTTATCAAGGAGCTGGGTACCATGTTGCCGGGCAACACCCGGAAGATGGACAAGTCCACTATTTTGCAGAAGAGCATCGACTTTCTTCACAAACATAAGG AAATCGCTGCTCAGTCAGAGTCAACTGAAATCAGACAAGACTGGAAGCCTCCTTTTCTTAGTAATGAAGAGTTCACTCAGCTGATGTTGGAG GCGTTGGATGGATTTTTCCTTGCGATTATGACTGATGGGAATATAATCTACGCCTCTGAGAGTGTGACGTCCCTACTAGAACACTTACCT TCTGATCTTGTGGATCAGAACCTGTTGAACTTCCTGCCCATGGGGGAGCATTCAGATGTGTACAAGGCTCTGTCCTCTCATATCATGGAAGGAGAGACACTGACGCCCGAATATCTGAAAA CAAAAAATCAGCTAGAGTTCTGTTGCCACATGCTTCGAGGCACGATCGACCCCAAAGAGCCCCCTGTGTACGAATATGTCAAGTTCATTGGAAACTTCAAGTCCCTGAATAATG TGCCTAACTGTACTCGCAATGGTTTTGAAGGAGTTATCCAGCGATCGCTTCACTCTGCCTTTGAAGACAGAGTGTGTCTCATAGCAACTGTGAGACTTGCCAAACCACAGTTTATCAAG GAGATGTGCACTGTAGAAGAGCCTAATGAGGAATTCACCTCCAGACATAGTTTAGAGTGGAAATTTCTCTTCTTGGACCACAG AGCTCCACCCATCATAGGTTACCTCCCGTTTGAGGTCCTGGGTACATCAGGATATGACTACTACCATGTAGATGACTTGGAGACACTGGCCAAATGCCATGAACACT TAATGCAGTATGGCAAAGGAAAGTCCTGCTACTACAGATTCCTCACCAAAGGGCAGCAGTGGATTTGGCTTCAGACCCACTACTACATCACCTACCACCAGTGGAACTCCAGACCAGAGTTTattgtctgcacacacactgttgtaaG TTATGCTGAAGTAAGAGCAGAACAGCGCAGAGAGCTTGGAATTGAAGAATCACAACCTGAGATCACAGCAGACAAG TCCCAGGATTCAGGCTCCGAGTCCCAGCTCAACACTTCCAGCCTGAAGGAGGCTCTAGAGCGCTTCAACCGCAGCCGGACACCCTCGGCCTCGTCTCGCAGCTCACGCAAATCCTCGCACACCGCCGTGTCTGAACCAGCGT CATCACAGATGAAGCTTCAGGGAGATAGGAGTACACCAGGTCGGCAGTCCGTTTCTGCCGTGGAGATGACATCACAACGAAGATCATCTATCAGCAGTCAG TCGATGAGCTCCCAAAACACAGGACAGAACATGGCACCATCCATGgtttcacaacaacaacaacaacaacagcagcaacagcagccccaacagcaacaacaagttCAGACCAGCCAA TCAATGGTGCAGTTCTGCAGTCAGCTAGAAGCCATGCAAAATCTGAAAGAGCAGCTGGAGCAGAGGACCAGGATGATTGAGACCAACATTCAGCGGCAGCAGGATGAGCTGCGGCAGATCCAAGATGAGCTGCAGAGAGTGCAGGGACAGAGCCTGCAG ATGTTCTTGCAGAAAGGAGCTGGAGGACTAAATCTCAGCTCTGTTCAGATGGCCCAGGGGAACGCTGTGCAGCATGGGGGAACGCTCAGCATGCAGGGTCAGGTGGTCTCTGCAGGGGCTCTACAGAACAGCATACAGCAACAACATGCTGTTCAGTCCCATTCCCAGCAACAAACACTGCTACGGGAACAGAGCACAGCACTCTCACAG TCTCAGCGGTCGTCACTCACTCTGCAGCCTCAACAAAATCCACTGTCTGCATCTCTCTACAACACAATGATGATCCCTCAGCAAAGCCCTTCTAACATGGTCCAGATTGCCACTAGCCTGGCTCAGAATACTGGTCCCAACACTCCTGCTGTGGCTACATTTGCTCAGGACCGTGCGGCTCAGATTAG GTTTCCTGCTGGTCCTCAGCTGCTCACCAAGCTAGTGACAGGACAGATGGCATGTGGGGCAGTCATGGTCCCCACAACCATGTTTATGGGCCAAGTGGTGACGGCCTTCGCTCCTCAGCAGGGCCAGACCCAGACCATCAGCATTTCCCAGCAGCcaccacagcaacagcagcagcagcaggagcagcaggtaCAGCAACAATCACAGGTCACAGCCATGCAGCCAGGGCAGGCTCCGCTGgcccagcagcaaacacagTTCCTACAG GCTCCTCGGCTTCTTCATGGAAACCAGTCCACCCAGTTGATTCTGCAGGCAGCGTTCCCTTTGCAGCAGCAGGGTACCTTCACTGCCACAacccaacaacagcagcaacagttacaacagcagcaacagttacaacagcagcaacagttacaacagcagcaacagttacaacagcagcaacagttacaacagcaacagcagttacaacaacagcaacaacatcagcaacaacagcagaagCAGTTacaacagcagaaacagcaaCTGGCCTCTCACAGGGCAGATAGTTTGTCAGATCGCTCTGCTACGCAGCCACAGTAG
- the clocka gene encoding circadian locomoter output cycles protein kaput isoform X5 produces the protein MTSSIDRDDSSIFDGLMEEDEKDKAKRVSRNKSEKKRRDQFNVLIKELGTMLPGNTRKMDKSTILQKSIDFLHKHKEIAAQSESTEIRQDWKPPFLSNEEFTQLMLEALDGFFLAIMTDGNIIYASESVTSLLEHLPSDLVDQNLLNFLPMGEHSDVYKALSSHIMEGETLTPEYLKTKNQLEFCCHMLRGTIDPKEPPVYEYVKFIGNFKSLNNVPNCTRNGFEGVIQRSLHSAFEDRVCLIATVRLAKPQFIKEMCTVEEPNEEFTSRHSLEWKFLFLDHRAPPIIGYLPFEVLGTSGYDYYHVDDLETLAKCHEHLMQYGKGKSCYYRFLTKGQQWIWLQTHYYITYHQWNSRPEFIVCTHTVVSYAEVRAEQRRELGIEESQPEITADKQSQDSGSESQLNTSSLKEALERFNRSRTPSASSRSSRKSSHTAVSEPASSQMKLQGDRSTPGRQSVSAVEMTSQRRSSISSQQSMSSQNTGQNMAPSMVSQQQQQQQQQQQPQQQQQVQTSQSMVQFCSQLEAMQNLKEQLEQRTRMIETNIQRQQDELRQIQDELQRVQGQSLQMFLQKGAGGLNLSSVQMAQGNAVQHGGTLSMQGQVVSAGALQNSIQQQHAVQSHSQQQTLLREQSTALSQSQRSSLTLQPQQNPLSASLYNTMMIPQQSPSNMVQIATSLAQNTGPNTPAVATFAQDRAAQIRFPAGPQLLTKLVTGQMACGAVMVPTTMFMGQVVTAFAPQQGQTQTISISQQPPQQQQQQQEQQAPRLLHGNQSTQLILQAAFPLQQQGTFTATTQQQQQQLQQQQQLQQQQQLQQQQQLQQQQQLQQQQQLQQQQQHQQQQQKQLQQQKQQLASHRADSLSDRSATQPQ, from the exons ATGACCTCGAGCATTGACCG GGATGACAGCAGTATCTTTGATGGGTTAATGGAAGAAGATGAAAAGGACAAAGCAAAACG TGTGTCCCGTAACAAGTCTGAGAAGAAACGCAGAGACCAGTTCAATGTCCTTATCAAGGAGCTGGGTACCATGTTGCCGGGCAACACCCGGAAGATGGACAAGTCCACTATTTTGCAGAAGAGCATCGACTTTCTTCACAAACATAAGG AAATCGCTGCTCAGTCAGAGTCAACTGAAATCAGACAAGACTGGAAGCCTCCTTTTCTTAGTAATGAAGAGTTCACTCAGCTGATGTTGGAG GCGTTGGATGGATTTTTCCTTGCGATTATGACTGATGGGAATATAATCTACGCCTCTGAGAGTGTGACGTCCCTACTAGAACACTTACCT TCTGATCTTGTGGATCAGAACCTGTTGAACTTCCTGCCCATGGGGGAGCATTCAGATGTGTACAAGGCTCTGTCCTCTCATATCATGGAAGGAGAGACACTGACGCCCGAATATCTGAAAA CAAAAAATCAGCTAGAGTTCTGTTGCCACATGCTTCGAGGCACGATCGACCCCAAAGAGCCCCCTGTGTACGAATATGTCAAGTTCATTGGAAACTTCAAGTCCCTGAATAATG TGCCTAACTGTACTCGCAATGGTTTTGAAGGAGTTATCCAGCGATCGCTTCACTCTGCCTTTGAAGACAGAGTGTGTCTCATAGCAACTGTGAGACTTGCCAAACCACAGTTTATCAAG GAGATGTGCACTGTAGAAGAGCCTAATGAGGAATTCACCTCCAGACATAGTTTAGAGTGGAAATTTCTCTTCTTGGACCACAG AGCTCCACCCATCATAGGTTACCTCCCGTTTGAGGTCCTGGGTACATCAGGATATGACTACTACCATGTAGATGACTTGGAGACACTGGCCAAATGCCATGAACACT TAATGCAGTATGGCAAAGGAAAGTCCTGCTACTACAGATTCCTCACCAAAGGGCAGCAGTGGATTTGGCTTCAGACCCACTACTACATCACCTACCACCAGTGGAACTCCAGACCAGAGTTTattgtctgcacacacactgttgtaaG TTATGCTGAAGTAAGAGCAGAACAGCGCAGAGAGCTTGGAATTGAAGAATCACAACCTGAGATCACAGCAGACAAG CAGTCCCAGGATTCAGGCTCCGAGTCCCAGCTCAACACTTCCAGCCTGAAGGAGGCTCTAGAGCGCTTCAACCGCAGCCGGACACCCTCGGCCTCGTCTCGCAGCTCACGCAAATCCTCGCACACCGCCGTGTCTGAACCAGCGT CATCACAGATGAAGCTTCAGGGAGATAGGAGTACACCAGGTCGGCAGTCCGTTTCTGCCGTGGAGATGACATCACAACGAAGATCATCTATCAGCAGTCAG CAGTCGATGAGCTCCCAAAACACAGGACAGAACATGGCACCATCCATGgtttcacaacaacaacaacaacaacagcagcaacagcagccccaacagcaacaacaagttCAGACCAGCCAA TCAATGGTGCAGTTCTGCAGTCAGCTAGAAGCCATGCAAAATCTGAAAGAGCAGCTGGAGCAGAGGACCAGGATGATTGAGACCAACATTCAGCGGCAGCAGGATGAGCTGCGGCAGATCCAAGATGAGCTGCAGAGAGTGCAGGGACAGAGCCTGCAG ATGTTCTTGCAGAAAGGAGCTGGAGGACTAAATCTCAGCTCTGTTCAGATGGCCCAGGGGAACGCTGTGCAGCATGGGGGAACGCTCAGCATGCAGGGTCAGGTGGTCTCTGCAGGGGCTCTACAGAACAGCATACAGCAACAACATGCTGTTCAGTCCCATTCCCAGCAACAAACACTGCTACGGGAACAGAGCACAGCACTCTCACAG TCTCAGCGGTCGTCACTCACTCTGCAGCCTCAACAAAATCCACTGTCTGCATCTCTCTACAACACAATGATGATCCCTCAGCAAAGCCCTTCTAACATGGTCCAGATTGCCACTAGCCTGGCTCAGAATACTGGTCCCAACACTCCTGCTGTGGCTACATTTGCTCAGGACCGTGCGGCTCAGATTAG GTTTCCTGCTGGTCCTCAGCTGCTCACCAAGCTAGTGACAGGACAGATGGCATGTGGGGCAGTCATGGTCCCCACAACCATGTTTATGGGCCAAGTGGTGACGGCCTTCGCTCCTCAGCAGGGCCAGACCCAGACCATCAGCATTTCCCAGCAGCcaccacagcaacagcagcagcagcaggagcagcag GCTCCTCGGCTTCTTCATGGAAACCAGTCCACCCAGTTGATTCTGCAGGCAGCGTTCCCTTTGCAGCAGCAGGGTACCTTCACTGCCACAacccaacaacagcagcaacagttacaacagcagcaacagttacaacagcagcaacagttacaacagcagcaacagttacaacagcagcaacagttacaacagcaacagcagttacaacaacagcaacaacatcagcaacaacagcagaagCAGTTacaacagcagaaacagcaaCTGGCCTCTCACAGGGCAGATAGTTTGTCAGATCGCTCTGCTACGCAGCCACAGTAG
- the clocka gene encoding circadian locomoter output cycles protein kaput isoform X3 yields the protein MTSSIDRDDSSIFDGLMEEDEKDKAKRVSRNKSEKKRRDQFNVLIKELGTMLPGNTRKMDKSTILQKSIDFLHKHKEIAAQSESTEIRQDWKPPFLSNEEFTQLMLEALDGFFLAIMTDGNIIYASESVTSLLEHLPSDLVDQNLLNFLPMGEHSDVYKALSSHIMEGETLTPEYLKTKNQLEFCCHMLRGTIDPKEPPVYEYVKFIGNFKSLNNVPNCTRNGFEGVIQRSLHSAFEDRVCLIATVRLAKPQFIKEMCTVEEPNEEFTSRHSLEWKFLFLDHRAPPIIGYLPFEVLGTSGYDYYHVDDLETLAKCHEHLMQYGKGKSCYYRFLTKGQQWIWLQTHYYITYHQWNSRPEFIVCTHTVVSYAEVRAEQRRELGIEESQPEITADKSQDSGSESQLNTSSLKEALERFNRSRTPSASSRSSRKSSHTAVSEPASSQMKLQGDRSTPGRQSVSAVEMTSQRRSSISSQQSMSSQNTGQNMAPSMVSQQQQQQQQQQQPQQQQQVQTSQSMVQFCSQLEAMQNLKEQLEQRTRMIETNIQRQQDELRQIQDELQRVQGQSLQMFLQKGAGGLNLSSVQMAQGNAVQHGGTLSMQGQVVSAGALQNSIQQQHAVQSHSQQQTLLREQSTALSQSQRSSLTLQPQQNPLSASLYNTMMIPQQSPSNMVQIATSLAQNTGPNTPAVATFAQDRAAQIRFPAGPQLLTKLVTGQMACGAVMVPTTMFMGQVVTAFAPQQGQTQTISISQQPPQQQQQQQEQQVQQQSQVTAMQPGQAPLAQQQTQFLQAPRLLHGNQSTQLILQAAFPLQQQGTFTATTQQQQQQLQQQQQLQQQQQLQQQQQLQQQQQLQQQQQLQQQQQHQQQQQKQLQQQKQQLASHRADSLSDRSATQPQ from the exons ATGACCTCGAGCATTGACCG GGATGACAGCAGTATCTTTGATGGGTTAATGGAAGAAGATGAAAAGGACAAAGCAAAACG TGTGTCCCGTAACAAGTCTGAGAAGAAACGCAGAGACCAGTTCAATGTCCTTATCAAGGAGCTGGGTACCATGTTGCCGGGCAACACCCGGAAGATGGACAAGTCCACTATTTTGCAGAAGAGCATCGACTTTCTTCACAAACATAAGG AAATCGCTGCTCAGTCAGAGTCAACTGAAATCAGACAAGACTGGAAGCCTCCTTTTCTTAGTAATGAAGAGTTCACTCAGCTGATGTTGGAG GCGTTGGATGGATTTTTCCTTGCGATTATGACTGATGGGAATATAATCTACGCCTCTGAGAGTGTGACGTCCCTACTAGAACACTTACCT TCTGATCTTGTGGATCAGAACCTGTTGAACTTCCTGCCCATGGGGGAGCATTCAGATGTGTACAAGGCTCTGTCCTCTCATATCATGGAAGGAGAGACACTGACGCCCGAATATCTGAAAA CAAAAAATCAGCTAGAGTTCTGTTGCCACATGCTTCGAGGCACGATCGACCCCAAAGAGCCCCCTGTGTACGAATATGTCAAGTTCATTGGAAACTTCAAGTCCCTGAATAATG TGCCTAACTGTACTCGCAATGGTTTTGAAGGAGTTATCCAGCGATCGCTTCACTCTGCCTTTGAAGACAGAGTGTGTCTCATAGCAACTGTGAGACTTGCCAAACCACAGTTTATCAAG GAGATGTGCACTGTAGAAGAGCCTAATGAGGAATTCACCTCCAGACATAGTTTAGAGTGGAAATTTCTCTTCTTGGACCACAG AGCTCCACCCATCATAGGTTACCTCCCGTTTGAGGTCCTGGGTACATCAGGATATGACTACTACCATGTAGATGACTTGGAGACACTGGCCAAATGCCATGAACACT TAATGCAGTATGGCAAAGGAAAGTCCTGCTACTACAGATTCCTCACCAAAGGGCAGCAGTGGATTTGGCTTCAGACCCACTACTACATCACCTACCACCAGTGGAACTCCAGACCAGAGTTTattgtctgcacacacactgttgtaaG TTATGCTGAAGTAAGAGCAGAACAGCGCAGAGAGCTTGGAATTGAAGAATCACAACCTGAGATCACAGCAGACAAG TCCCAGGATTCAGGCTCCGAGTCCCAGCTCAACACTTCCAGCCTGAAGGAGGCTCTAGAGCGCTTCAACCGCAGCCGGACACCCTCGGCCTCGTCTCGCAGCTCACGCAAATCCTCGCACACCGCCGTGTCTGAACCAGCGT CATCACAGATGAAGCTTCAGGGAGATAGGAGTACACCAGGTCGGCAGTCCGTTTCTGCCGTGGAGATGACATCACAACGAAGATCATCTATCAGCAGTCAG CAGTCGATGAGCTCCCAAAACACAGGACAGAACATGGCACCATCCATGgtttcacaacaacaacaacaacaacagcagcaacagcagccccaacagcaacaacaagttCAGACCAGCCAA TCAATGGTGCAGTTCTGCAGTCAGCTAGAAGCCATGCAAAATCTGAAAGAGCAGCTGGAGCAGAGGACCAGGATGATTGAGACCAACATTCAGCGGCAGCAGGATGAGCTGCGGCAGATCCAAGATGAGCTGCAGAGAGTGCAGGGACAGAGCCTGCAG ATGTTCTTGCAGAAAGGAGCTGGAGGACTAAATCTCAGCTCTGTTCAGATGGCCCAGGGGAACGCTGTGCAGCATGGGGGAACGCTCAGCATGCAGGGTCAGGTGGTCTCTGCAGGGGCTCTACAGAACAGCATACAGCAACAACATGCTGTTCAGTCCCATTCCCAGCAACAAACACTGCTACGGGAACAGAGCACAGCACTCTCACAG TCTCAGCGGTCGTCACTCACTCTGCAGCCTCAACAAAATCCACTGTCTGCATCTCTCTACAACACAATGATGATCCCTCAGCAAAGCCCTTCTAACATGGTCCAGATTGCCACTAGCCTGGCTCAGAATACTGGTCCCAACACTCCTGCTGTGGCTACATTTGCTCAGGACCGTGCGGCTCAGATTAG GTTTCCTGCTGGTCCTCAGCTGCTCACCAAGCTAGTGACAGGACAGATGGCATGTGGGGCAGTCATGGTCCCCACAACCATGTTTATGGGCCAAGTGGTGACGGCCTTCGCTCCTCAGCAGGGCCAGACCCAGACCATCAGCATTTCCCAGCAGCcaccacagcaacagcagcagcagcaggagcagcaggtaCAGCAACAATCACAGGTCACAGCCATGCAGCCAGGGCAGGCTCCGCTGgcccagcagcaaacacagTTCCTACAG GCTCCTCGGCTTCTTCATGGAAACCAGTCCACCCAGTTGATTCTGCAGGCAGCGTTCCCTTTGCAGCAGCAGGGTACCTTCACTGCCACAacccaacaacagcagcaacagttacaacagcagcaacagttacaacagcagcaacagttacaacagcagcaacagttacaacagcagcaacagttacaacagcaacagcagttacaacaacagcaacaacatcagcaacaacagcagaagCAGTTacaacagcagaaacagcaaCTGGCCTCTCACAGGGCAGATAGTTTGTCAGATCGCTCTGCTACGCAGCCACAGTAG